In Opitutales bacterium, the DNA window CTGAGCACCGCTAATGGGGGAGAAATTCGAGAAGTCAAAACCGTGAGCACATCCCTGCCAGATGATCCTGACATACTACTGGCGCGCTATCCTAGCTACCCGATCCAGGCGGCATGCTATCTTCCCTTATTCAAACAGACGTTTCCAGACAAGCAACAGGAGCTCGAATGCGTATTACTGTTGGTAAATATCGAGGATGGCTTTACTCAACGTATTATTATAGAAAACGGAGACGAGCGACTTGAAGAACAGGCCAATAAATTTGTTGAGTTTCTCGAGAGTCGCCGTGCCGCAGAGCAACGGCGTTTACAAATAACCTTCGAACTCCCTTTCACCGAACTACGCCCGGGCCAAGAGGAAGTTCAGAACGCATTCCAGAGTCTAGGAGACTCAGATAAGCCTGTTTGCTTCGAAGCTCCCACAGGTTTCGGAAAAACTGGACTGGTTTTACAACACGGACTCGATGCGATGCGCAGCAATTGGGTGCAACGTTTAGTTATCTTATCTGGAAAGAGCACAGGGCAAATTCAAGTATGCAAGCAACTCAGCCAAATGCTAAAAACGTCTGAGGACCCGCCGCTGGTCATGCAGTTGCGGAATCAAGTGGATCATTATGATGGACTAGCACAAATCCCAAGCCGTCAGGATAGCACAGAACGTCTCTTGTCATTAAATGCGCTCATCCCAACATTGTTTGACGGCGGCTTCCTCTACCTTGAACGCATCAGAGAGTTTTCAGAAGAACACGACCTTGATCCCTATGAGGTGAGCCGCGCGGCGTTACCCTTCGCAGACATCCTAGTCGCCGACTACAACTACATTTTCGCACCCGGAGTCCGGGGATTCCTTGAGAGCTCGTGGGGCTGGAATCCTCAGCACACCCTCTTGATTATCGACGAAGCGCACAACCTACCTGGACGCGTTGCAGCAGCCTGGAGCATCGAGCTCAATCGAGCCGACGCAGAGTCTCTGAGGACACGGTTGTTTTTCGAAGGCTCTGCTTATAGCCAAATCTGTCAGACTCTCGACTTGATGATTGAATGCATCAAAGGCTCGGAGCCAGACCAAAAGTTAAGTGACACCAAGCACTACACGCTGGCAGATACGCTTAGATCCCTTAAAGGGAGCGTCCAAAAAGGAGCATTCATTTGGGAACACCTTGAAGAACAGGAAGCCCAGACTTTATCCAACCTCTTATTTGCAGAAACGGTTCTGAGACTAGCGACTTTTCCATTACTGCTCATCGGTGGACGAGACGCAAACATTCGCATAGATTGCCTGGATGCTTCGAGAGAGATCGAATTGGCAACAAGTCCATTTAAACGAACTATCTTCATGTCGGCCACCCTGTCACCCTGTCGGTTCGCCGAGGGTAGTTTGGGTTTAGCGGGGCACACACCCCTCTGGATCGTTGGACAAGCTCCTTGGCGCGATGGACGGTATACCATCCGGCACAAGCCGAAAATCGATACCCGCTTTAAACAGCGCCAACGCTTCCACCAAGAAATTTCAGCACTCCTGGCAGAACTTGCGGAAAGTGCCGACTCATTACCCGCCGTCGCATTTTTCTCCTCTTACGCCTATGCTGAGACGATTCGGGTCTACCTCGAAGTAATAGCACCACACCTCCGCGTAGTGATTCAGGAGAAAGGGCTCAATATAGATGAGCAGACTCGTTTCATCGGAAAAAGTCTGTACACATCAGATTTGTTATTTCTTATTCTGGGAAGCAGCTTTTCTGAGGGAATCGATATCTTAGGTGGACACATCAGTCACGCGGCAGTTATTGGGCCTGCACTCCCTGAGCTCAGCCCCCAACGCGAAGCCCTAAGAGAATACTTTTCTGAACTCCATGGGAATGACACGGCCTTCCAACAGGCCTATATTATCCCGGGCATGCAAAAGATAAATCAGGCACTGGGCAGACTGGTGCGATCACCAGAACACTGTGCCCATATCACTTTGATCGGCAAGCGACTCAGCGAGCCAAGATATACCCAGCTGCTCGCTCCTGAGTATCAGACTGCGAGTGACACACCTTGAAACCCACCGTCACAATAGACTGGAGTATTCTACGCGGATTAGGTTGCTTGCATTAGCGAGATTTTGAGGGCGATGGGGCTCCACGCGCTTCTGGCCACACCCCCCAACGGGTCGGGAAGTGAACAAACTCACTTGAATCGCGGGTCAACTGGATCAACCTCTTGGAATGTCCCTCCGTCTTCTTGGTCTAATTTTAGTTTACGGTGCAGTCAATGTGACTCTAGCTGCCGTGTTCGACGTTCTTGAGCGTTCTGACGAATCGACAGCTTACCGTGTTTCTGGGGAAGGTTTGCCGGACTCTGGGGTGTGGGTGGATGCTTCGCCGGGGGATTTCGCGAATGACTATGTAGGTAAGCGGGTTACGGCGACGATTGCGGAGCGTGAGGATGGTTCACAATTGCTGACGGGGGTGTTTCCGTTTGACGAATCAAGCGCGGCTGTGATGCGCAGGAAGAACAGCGATTTGCGTCGCGATACAGTCGAACGTGGACGTCGGGTAATGCGCAATCGGGGAGATTATGTCCCGCCATTCGGTCTTTGGAACGAGATGGGTGAGGTCACGACTCCCGAGAGTTGGCGTGGGCGTTACATTGTGCTCAATTTCATTTTCACGCGTTGCCCGACGCCAGAAATGTGCCCAGCACAGACAATGCGGATGGCTCGTCTACAACGTTCGGTGAACGATGCTGGCTGGTCGGAGCAAGTGGAGTTTGTGTCTTTTACGCTGGACCCAGAATACGACACGCCGGGCATCCTCAGGGAATATGCTGAGACACGGGGATTGGATTTGGATAATTTTTCTCTGCTCACGGGACCCGCGCGCGCAATGGACGATTTGTATCGTCAATTTGGAATCATTGCATTTGCGGCGGACGGCACGATCGAGCATACCGTCTCGACCTTCGTTATATCACCGATGGGTAAGATTATTCATCGCAAGGATGGCTCACGTTGGAGCGCCAAAGAATTTGAAGATGTGTTGCGCGAACGCATCGAAAATCAGGAAACTGCATCATGACTGTTCCAGTTCAAATATGCCTTATTACGCTCGGCTTCGTCGTTGGGTACTTTGCTCTTAGAAATATGCCCAACTCGGAGTGCAGCTTTTTGCATTACGAGGTGACTGAGGTTTTAGCGGATGGGACTGAGGTGTGCGCTGCCGTCAACCATGCGGGTTGGCTGGATCTGACACGCGTGCAATATCCAGTGAGCCTTGAACTGAGCTCGGATCGGCAGACATTGAATGTCGGCGAAACTACTGAGATCGCCATGCAGATTCTAGCACGAGGCGATCAACCTATTTTGCCCCACGAGCTCGCAATCACGCACACCGAGCGCTTGCATGTAATGATTATTGATCCTTCACTCGAAGACTACCATCACGTGCATCCCGAACCTCAGGGGGCCACGGGAACTTACACATTCAATTTCAATCCGGAAAAGCCGGGAACGTATCGTGTGTTTGTCGAAGCTGTTCCCGTCAGGACGAAGCGACAAGTGGTGGCTATGGGCGAAATCTCCGTGAGCGGCGAAGCAATTTCACCCGCGGGCGGGGAGCAGCGTGAATCGACTCAAGCAGGGATGCGTTTCGTCCTCAAATATGATGCGCTACGGCGTGGGCGCGATACACCCGTTGCCGTTGCGATTGAGACGGAAGCAGGAGAACCGGCAGAGCTCGAACTGACCATGGGTGCCATTGGACACATGGTGGCATTTAACACCGAACGGACAGGCTACAAGCACATGCATCCTCTGGAGCTCGCGATGTATGGCACTGATGCAGTGGATCTCGACGGCCAGTTACAGTTTCTGGTGAATTTACCTGAGCGTGGACATTATCGCTTGTTCGCCCAAGTGAAGATCAATGGGCAGGAAATCTTTGCTCCGTTCGACGTTCAGCTCTGATCCGTTGCGGCTTGAGATGCGAGACGTATGGTGGTGACAACTTTCAAGTAATGCATCGTCGTCGTTTGATATACGAACTTCTTTAATGTTAAAATTTAATTTTTAAAATACTGATATTCAAGGGTTTGAAAACATAGACGACTGTGTTTAATTTGTGCGCACAGTATGTGAGTAACATGTGAGTTTCTCATTCACAGTCATCCCATAGGAATTCGAATTTTTCCTGGACCACAGATTACGCAGATATACACAGATAAGTATTTTGTTATTAGGTGTTTATGATTGTCCTCTAGAAGGATGAAAGTTACACGAATATCCTGCGAATTGGCGAAGTATCCATACGCGTTATCCCATAGATTTCCGTGGCCGATTATCTCTTTCGTAAATCTCTCTTATTCATAAAGATCTGTGAATATCCGTGTAATCTGTGGTCAGAAATTCAGGCGTGCGAATGTTTTGTAGGGTGATCGCGCGAGCGATTACCGTCGAGTAGGTTAGAGCTCACGCCAAAGCATGCCCCACGAATCGTAAAGAGCGCTGGAGGGCGGCGCTTCGTCGCCGCCGAAACGAAATCTACCAGATTAAATCGAGCACGCTCTAAATCTGATAATCTGCACGGTCCGCATACTCGTGGAGTCCGCACTCGCGCTTGAGGCCGCCAAAGCGTGTCTCTTCTGCAGTCATTCCGTCGGCTAGCCTGGTAGTGCTGTGCCAATCGCCCACTGAGACGTAGCCTTCATCCCAAAGTGGGTGATATGGTAAATCGTGTTCAGTGAGGTATTGATAGACATCTTTGTCTGACCAGTCGGCGATAGGATGTATTTTAGTCACCTTGTTCTGCCTTTTGACGATGGGTAGAAGCTCCCGTGTGGATGCCTGGCTTCGGCGTAATCCAGACAGCCATGCAGTGGCACCAAGTTCGGTGACTGCTCGGTTCATCGGTTCGACCTTGTTGTCCTGATTGTAAGCTTCGAGCCCTTCGAGGCCTTGTTCCCAGCGTTTCCCATAGAGAGCCTCTTGGCGCGCTGCGGTCATCAGCGGTGAATAGACTTTGAGGTTGAGCTGTAGGCGTTGGGTAAGCTCGTCTGCAAACTTATAGGTCTCTTCAAAATGGTAGCCTGTATCTATAAAGACAACGGGCACTTCCTTAGAAACGTTGGAAACCAAGTGTAGCATGACGGCGCTTTGTATGCCGAAGCTCGTCGAAAGAATCAGTTCGTCTTGATAGGTGTCGAGGGCCCAGCGGACGCGTTCTACAGGAGAAGCAGACTCTAGGTCCGGAGGTTTTTTATTAGGTATTTCGAGGGTCTTCATGGGTTAAACATGAGTAACTTGCGTTACAAAGTAAAGTTAATGTTTTGAATTCTAAATTCTGCTTATGCGAAGCGGAAATTTTACGAGCCTTGAAACATTATTTACAGCCTGACGTTCACACAAAGCAGAGACGGGAATCATCCACCAAACAACTAGCAAGCAGACGGTAAACGACTCTAAAGCGGTCCGCTCCTACAATTGATCTGTATTTTGAAGCCGCTTCGAGCATGAAGTGGCTTCTTATTTTTGGGTGTAACTCGATCTGCGGGGAACTGATTAATAGTCAGGTTCCTCGCGTAGAGTGGTGGCGACAGCCATTGCTTGACTCCAGCTGCTTAGCCGAGTCATTTGGATCCATGGCTCGCAACATATTCGGCCGGGACCTCGTCCCTTGCAGCACTGATCCTATGACTGGGTTTTTTCGCACCGGCGTCTGCGATACCTGCGCCGATGATCTGGGAATGCACACAGTCTGTGCCAGGATGACGGAGGATTTTCTTCAATTTTCGTTCGAAAATGGAAATGACCTCATCACGCCGCGCCCGGAGTATTCGTTTCCCGGATTAAAGTCAGGAGACTTCTGGTGCGTGTGCTTGAATCGCTGGATTGAGGCATTGGAATCCGATGTGGCTCCCCCGTTGAAGCTAGAAGCCACCCATGCATCGGTCCTCGAGTTTGTGGATATGGATATCCTGAACGAACATGCCAGCAGCTGAGTGGGCTCGGTTTGTTTGTTAGCGATAGAATCGATACCAGGTCAGTCCGTCAGATTTTCCGACGATTTCTTGTTGCGGGAAGAGATCGTTGAATTCGGGAAAGAAGGCGTCACCAGCACACTCAATATCGATGATCGTGAGCAGCAGGTCCTCACATAGATGCAAAGCCGCGGAGTATATTTGTGCGCCGCCGCAGAGCCAAAGTGGCTCAGGCAGGTCGAGGGTGTCGAGCTCGGCCAACGCATTTATCCAAACAACCTTCTCGGGTATGTCATTAGGTTTCGGCTGCCGCGACAAAACGATGGTGGTGCGCTTTGGCAGGGGGCGACCGATGGAGGCATAAGTTTTACTTCCCATGAGCATGGACGCGCCGAGTGTCTGTTGCTTGAAGTATTTAAAATCTTCGGAGTAATGCCATGGGATGGTGTTGCCTTGTCCGATCACGCGATTTTTCGACATGGCAGCGATGGCCCGCCACGGTTTTTTGGGCGTATACTCGAGTTTGGGAATGGGCATCAGACAGCAATCGGAGCTTTGATGGTGGGGTGTGGATCGTAGTCCTCGATAGAGATATCCTCGTAGGTAAAATCAGTGATATTTTTGACCTCAGGATTCAATTTAAGCTGCGACAGCGGGCGCGGAGTGCGCTCAAGTTGCGTTTTGGCTTGTTCCACGTGGTTTGAATAGAGGTGTAAGTCTCCAAAGGTATGCACGAAGTCGCCTACGTCGAGATCGCACACTTGAGCGACCATGGCTGTCAGCAATGCATAGGAAGCTATATTAAAGGGAACTCCTAAAAAAATATCTGCTGAGCGTTGGTAGAGCTGGCAGCTCAATTTTCCGCTCTGAGAGACGAAAAATTGAAACAGTGCGTGGCAGGGAGGGAGAGCCATGTCTTCGACCTCGCCAGGATTCCATGCAGAAACAATGTGACGTCTGCTGAAAGGGCTCTTCTTGATGCCTTCAATGAGCTTGTCGATTTGGTTGATCGATGCGCCCTTTGGCCCACGCCAGTCCGTCCACTGCGCACCGTAAACGCGACCTAGGTTTCCATCCTCGTCAGCCCATTCATCCCAGATGGTGACTTTGTTCTCTTTGAGATAGCGAATGTTGGTTTCGCCTTTGAGAAACCACAGCAGTTCGTGAAAGATAGAACGTGTATGGAGTTTTTTCGTGGTCAGTAGGGGAAATCCCGCGCTGAGGTCGTAGCGGGTTTGTGCCCCAAACACCGCATAGGTGCCGACTCCTGTTCGATCTTCCCGGAATTCTCCATTTTCTAGCACATGACGCAGTAGATCGAGGTAAGTTTGCATGGGTAGAATAGGTAGTATGCCGACCCCAGGCTGCAAGGGGAATTAGCTGCTTTATAATGATAGGCCTCGTTTGTCTAAGCCGAGAAAATGCTTTGCAGGGAAGCAACATCTCTGGTCTAAGGTAGTCTTTTTACAGACCTCTCTGTCTATGGAATCTGCTTCTTCTCTGAAATCTCCAGAGCCCCAGCTCGCAATCAACGTGCGGCAGCTGGCGAAGCGTTTTGGGCGGATGACGGCGGTAGAAGATGTGACTTTCCAAATGAAACCGGGTGAGATTGTCGGCTTTTTGGGTCCCAATGGTGCTGGCAAAAGTACCACGATGCGGATCCTCGCAGGGCTGATGGTTGCCGATGCGGGCGAGGCCTACGTGATGGGAGAAAATGTCGCGGTGCATCCAGAACGTATTAAGGCACGGCTGGCATACATGCCTGAGAATAATCCGCTGCCGGAAGACATGCGTGTGAGCGAATACCTACGTTTTCGCGCATGTTTAAAGCGCATCCCCAGAAAGCTGCAAAGCAAGCGCGTTAACGCTGTGATGGATCAGTGCGACCTTCAGCGCAAAGCCCGGCGCAAATTGATAGGCACGCTATCAAAAGGTTTCCGGCAGCGTGTCGGAATCGCCGATGCGCTCCTAGCTGAGCCGGATGTGATCATTATGGATGAGCCCACAATTGGTCTAGATCCGCATCAAATACATGCTATGCGTGAGCTGATTGATAGCCTGCGAGGTCAGATTTCAGTCATCCTATCATCTCATATTCTTCCCGAGATCGAAGCCTGCTGTGACAAAGTCATCATTATCAATCATGGCCGGGTGGTGGCGCAGGGTACGACTGAGGAGTTACGCCAGACTTATCTCCCAGGCAAACGATTCGAACTGGTAGTTTCAGGCCAACCGGGAGAATTTTCGCAGCGGCTCAAGTCTGAGTTGGGCTGCGATTGTGAAGAGGTGGAGGTAGCACCTGAGACGACTGACGGGTTCTCTAGATTTCGCATTGAAGCGTCAGAAGGTTCAGCTCTACAAGGCGAGAAGATCGCGCAGCTGTTGCTCCATTTGGAAACCTGCAAGACGCGTGAACTTCGTGCCATCACCCCAACGCTTGAGGAAGTATTTATGCAGGCCACACGTCGGAGTTGGGAACAACGTGGGATGCCATCGGGAATGACGCAGCCGCTGTTTACGGGGGAGCAAAAAGTGGAGGCGGCTTTGGCCAAGGAGGCAAACGACAGCGATGCGTAACACTTTTCTCATTTTTCGCCACGAGTTAAGAATGCTCGTGATTGCCCCGTCCACTTATGTC includes these proteins:
- a CDS encoding thymidylate synthase, with product MQTYLDLLRHVLENGEFREDRTGVGTYAVFGAQTRYDLSAGFPLLTTKKLHTRSIFHELLWFLKGETNIRYLKENKVTIWDEWADEDGNLGRVYGAQWTDWRGPKGASINQIDKLIEGIKKSPFSRRHIVSAWNPGEVEDMALPPCHALFQFFVSQSGKLSCQLYQRSADIFLGVPFNIASYALLTAMVAQVCDLDVGDFVHTFGDLHLYSNHVEQAKTQLERTPRPLSQLKLNPEVKNITDFTYEDISIEDYDPHPTIKAPIAV
- a CDS encoding ABC transporter ATP-binding protein, which produces MESASSLKSPEPQLAINVRQLAKRFGRMTAVEDVTFQMKPGEIVGFLGPNGAGKSTTMRILAGLMVADAGEAYVMGENVAVHPERIKARLAYMPENNPLPEDMRVSEYLRFRACLKRIPRKLQSKRVNAVMDQCDLQRKARRKLIGTLSKGFRQRVGIADALLAEPDVIIMDEPTIGLDPHQIHAMRELIDSLRGQISVILSSHILPEIEACCDKVIIINHGRVVAQGTTEELRQTYLPGKRFELVVSGQPGEFSQRLKSELGCDCEEVEVAPETTDGFSRFRIEASEGSALQGEKIAQLLLHLETCKTRELRAITPTLEEVFMQATRRSWEQRGMPSGMTQPLFTGEQKVEAALAKEANDSDA
- a CDS encoding SCO family protein; this encodes MRRKNSDLRRDTVERGRRVMRNRGDYVPPFGLWNEMGEVTTPESWRGRYIVLNFIFTRCPTPEMCPAQTMRMARLQRSVNDAGWSEQVEFVSFTLDPEYDTPGILREYAETRGLDLDNFSLLTGPARAMDDLYRQFGIIAFAADGTIEHTVSTFVISPMGKIIHRKDGSRWSAKEFEDVLRERIENQETAS
- a CDS encoding dihydrofolate reductase; translation: MPIPKLEYTPKKPWRAIAAMSKNRVIGQGNTIPWHYSEDFKYFKQQTLGASMLMGSKTYASIGRPLPKRTTIVLSRQPKPNDIPEKVVWINALAELDTLDLPEPLWLCGGAQIYSAALHLCEDLLLTIIDIECAGDAFFPEFNDLFPQQEIVGKSDGLTWYRFYR
- a CDS encoding phosphoadenylyl-sulfate reductase → MKTLEIPNKKPPDLESASPVERVRWALDTYQDELILSTSFGIQSAVMLHLVSNVSKEVPVVFIDTGYHFEETYKFADELTQRLQLNLKVYSPLMTAARQEALYGKRWEQGLEGLEAYNQDNKVEPMNRAVTELGATAWLSGLRRSQASTRELLPIVKRQNKVTKIHPIADWSDKDVYQYLTEHDLPYHPLWDEGYVSVGDWHSTTRLADGMTAEETRFGGLKRECGLHEYADRADYQI
- a CDS encoding DUF2237 domain-containing protein; the encoded protein is MARNIFGRDLVPCSTDPMTGFFRTGVCDTCADDLGMHTVCARMTEDFLQFSFENGNDLITPRPEYSFPGLKSGDFWCVCLNRWIEALESDVAPPLKLEATHASVLEFVDMDILNEHASS